TCGTGGGGGCCTATAAATGACTCAGAACTGGTCGGTCGGTATTGAAGGCATGACCTGCGCATCGTGCGTGACGCGGGTGGAGAAGGCTTTGCGGCGCACGCCCGGTGTGACGAGCGCGAATGTAAACCTCGCGACCGAAACGGCGGCGGTGGAGGCGGCGGCAGACGTCGCACCGGTCGCGCTGCTGGGAGCGGTCGAAGCCGCCGTCAGCGACGCCGGGTACCAGGTTGCGGAGCAATCGTTCGAACTGGCCATTGGCGGCATGACATGTGCCTCGTGTGCAGGGCGGGTGGAAAAGGCGTTGCGCAATGTGCCGGGCGTGGTCGAAGCGAACGTGAATCTTGCGACCGAGCGTGCGGCGGTGCGTGGCGTGCGCGGGGTGGTCGATGTTGCGGTATTGAGCGCTGCCGTCGAGAAGGCGGGGTACGAGGCGTCGGTCGTTACCGACCCAGCGCAGGCGGCATCGGAGGAGAGTGGTCCGGCATGGTGGCCAGTGGCGGTCGCTGCAGTGCTCTCGCTGCCATTGTTACTGCCCATGCTTGTCGAGCCCTTCGGTGTGCATCTGATGCCACCGCCGTGGGTGCAGTGGCTGCTCGCCACCCCTGTGCAGTTCTGGCTGGGCGCGCGCTTCTATCGGGCGGGTTACAAGGCGGTGCGTGCCGGTAGCGGCAACATGGATTTGCTTGTGGCGTTGGGCACGTCAGCGGCTTACGGCCTGAGCTTGTACGAGTGGTGGCGCGCACCGGCGGGCAGCATGCCGCATCTGTATTTCGAAGCGGCGGCGGTGGTGATCACGCTGGTGTTGCTGGGCAAGTGGCTCGAAGCGCGGGCAAAGCGGCGGACCGTGGAAGCGATTCGGGCGTTGGCGGCGCTGCGCCCGGAGACGGCGCGTGTCGTGCGTGACCCGCATGGCGCGGCGAGCGAAGTCTCGGTGCCGCTGTCGCAGGTGAAGGTGGGCGACTGGGTTGTGGTGCGCGCCGGTGAGCGCGTGCCGGTCGACGGTGTGATCCGCGACGGCGCGAGCCAGCTCGACGAATCACTGCTGACCGGTGAGCCGTTGCCGATCGACAAGGCCGATGGCGACAAGGTCGTCGGCGGTTCAATCAACGGCGCGGGCACATTGCGTGTGGAAACCACGGCGGTGGGCGCCGATACGGCGTTGGCTCGCATCATTCGCATGGTCGAGGACGCGCAAGCGGGCAAGGCGCCGATTCAGCGCGCCGTGGATCGAGTGGCGGCGGTTTTCGTTCCGGTGGTCGTGTTGATTGCCGTTGTGACGGTCATTGCCGGTTGGGCGCTGGGGCTCGGTCTCGAGGCTTCGCTGCTTAACGCGGTTGCGGTACTGGTCATTGCTTGTCCGTGCGCATTGGGACTGGCGACGCCAGCGGCGATCATGGTCGGCACCGGGGCGGCTGCGCGACAAGGCATCCTGATCAAGGACGCCGAGGCGCTGGAACTGGCGCACCGGATCAACGTCGTGGCGTTCGACAAGACGGGGACGTTGACGGAAGGCAAGCCGCGCCTCGTTGCGCATTTGCCTGCGCAAGGGGCGAGCGCCGACACGCTGCTGCGCTGGTCTGCTGCGGTGCAGTCGGGGAGTTCTCACCCGCTGGCCAAGGCCGTGACGACGGCCGCCGAGGAAGCTGGGCTGGCTTCGGCGGTGCCGGTGGCCTCCGACATTGCCGCATTGCCGGGGCGCGGCATGCGGGCCGACATTCTGGAAGCGCATGGCGCGGGTGCATTGAGCGACCCATCAAGTGGGTCATTAGGTGGCCGTCACACGCTCCAGTTGGGCAATGCGCGACTGCTTGACGAACTCGGTATCTCGCAGGGGGCCCTGGCGTCAGAGGCCGTGCGGCTGGCGGGCGAGGGACGAACTGTCTCGTGGCTGGTCGAGACCGGCAGTGCTGATACGGGGGATGTTGCGGGTGATGCTGCGGACGCGCGCGCTCGCGGCGGTCGTCTGCTCGGGCTGCTCGCGTTCGGCGATACGCTCAAGGCAACCGCTCGTCCGGCCATCGACCGTCTGCACGCGTTGGGTGTGCGCTGCGTGATGGTGACGGGCGATAACGCAGGGAGCGCGAAGGCGGTCGCCAACGCGCTGGGACTCGACGAGGTGCATGCCGATGTTCTGCCGGAGCACAAGGCGGAGGTCATCGCGCAACTCAAACGTGACGGCGCGGTCGTAGCCATGGTCGGCGACGGGATCAACGATGCGCCGGCACTGGCTGCCGCGGATGTCGGCATTGCCATGGGCTCGGGCACGGACGTCGCGATGCAGACGGCGGGCATAACGCTGATGCGTGGTGACCCGCAGCGGGTCGCCGATGCCATTGATGTGTCTCGTCGTACGTGGTCGAAGATTCGTCAGAACCTGTTCTGGGCG
This window of the Pandoraea sputorum genome carries:
- a CDS encoding heavy metal translocating P-type ATPase, with protein sequence MTQNWSVGIEGMTCASCVTRVEKALRRTPGVTSANVNLATETAAVEAAADVAPVALLGAVEAAVSDAGYQVAEQSFELAIGGMTCASCAGRVEKALRNVPGVVEANVNLATERAAVRGVRGVVDVAVLSAAVEKAGYEASVVTDPAQAASEESGPAWWPVAVAAVLSLPLLLPMLVEPFGVHLMPPPWVQWLLATPVQFWLGARFYRAGYKAVRAGSGNMDLLVALGTSAAYGLSLYEWWRAPAGSMPHLYFEAAAVVITLVLLGKWLEARAKRRTVEAIRALAALRPETARVVRDPHGAASEVSVPLSQVKVGDWVVVRAGERVPVDGVIRDGASQLDESLLTGEPLPIDKADGDKVVGGSINGAGTLRVETTAVGADTALARIIRMVEDAQAGKAPIQRAVDRVAAVFVPVVVLIAVVTVIAGWALGLGLEASLLNAVAVLVIACPCALGLATPAAIMVGTGAAARQGILIKDAEALELAHRINVVAFDKTGTLTEGKPRLVAHLPAQGASADTLLRWSAAVQSGSSHPLAKAVTTAAEEAGLASAVPVASDIAALPGRGMRADILEAHGAGALSDPSSGSLGGRHTLQLGNARLLDELGISQGALASEAVRLAGEGRTVSWLVETGSADTGDVAGDAADARARGGRLLGLLAFGDTLKATARPAIDRLHALGVRCVMVTGDNAGSAKAVANALGLDEVHADVLPEHKAEVIAQLKRDGAVVAMVGDGINDAPALAAADVGIAMGSGTDVAMQTAGITLMRGDPQRVADAIDVSRRTWSKIRQNLFWAFAYNVVGIPLAAFGMLSPVIAGAAMALSSVSVVSNALLLRRWRPADQETTSASTGSAGKSDAAGEARRAGV